CACTGCAGCCTCCATCCTCTTCACAGCAATCATCGTGCCGTCATGCAGCTCACCCTTGTAGACGACACCAAAGCCCCCACGGCCAAGCACATTGTCCTGGGTAAAGTTCTTGGTTGCGCCACGGAGGACCTGCACAGCAATCACGAAATTGCCCGTATCGATCATGTGAACATCACTAGCGCGGCTGCTGCTCCCGCTAAGTGTATTGCCTTGGGTCGAACTACTGTTGCCATCATTGTTCACCATGACAATCTTGACCAAGTTGTCTGGGTCAGAATTCTCGCGGGGGTGGACGACGACGGAAGCTGCATTTGGTGGAACTGATCCCCTTTTCTTACGGAAGATGAGCACGGCACACACTGAAGCCAGAGCCACCACACTGACTGCAACCGGGATGGTGGTGGCCAACACAACAGCTGATCTTTTCTTCTTATTTTCCGGAAGGACGCCCTGGCCAGGCAAGGTTGGCGCCCTGGACGACGAAGACCCAGGAGTATCCTTGGATGGCGCTGATCCTGGTGCCGTCCCATTGAAGTTGAGATTGCCGGTCACATTCACCTTCACACTCGGGCTGAAGGTGGGCAGCGGCCCGGTCAGGTCGTTCCCGGACAGGTCCAGCTTCTGCAGCAACCTGAGGCTTGTGAGGCTATCCGGCACATGCCCAGTAAGGTTATTTCCGATGAGGTTGATGTCCGAGAGTTCACTCAGATTCCCAAGACTGTCGCTGATTGTGCCATTGAGTCCATACTCCGGCAAATTGAGCATCGTCACATTCCCTGCAACGCAGCTAATTCCCAGCCAATCCACGCAGGAATTGTTCCCGGACCAACTAGCTACCAGCCTCTTGGGGTAATCGACCTCGGCGAGGAAGTGAAGCAATGCCATCACCTGAGGCGAGCAGGCGACCCCCGGCTTGTCGGCGCAGAACCCGTTCTGTGAGTAGGTGTACTTGGGCGCCTTGATCGCCGGGACGGGGCCCAAGAGATTGTTGTTGTCGAGCTGAACGGACTTGAGGCCGGCCATGGACTCGAGCGCCGGTGGGACGAGGCCGACGAGCTGGTTGCTGTTGAGGCAGAGGTCGGAGAGGCGCTTGCAGTCGGCGATGGAGTCCGGGATGGGGCCGGAGAAGTCGTTGCCGTGGAGCCATGCCTGTTCGAGGTTGGGCATGGTGGCGATGAGGTCGAGCGTGCCGGAGAGCTTGGGGACGCCGTGCTGGTTGTTGAGCCAGAGCGTCTGCAACCCGGAGGCGTTGAAGGTGGAGGGGATGGGTCCGGAGAGGGCGTTGTAGGCGAGCTTGAGCTCCTGGAGGCTGTTCATGGCGCCGAGGAAGTCCGGGATGGCGCCGGTGAGGTTGCATCCGTTGAGGCTGAGGCTCTGCAGCtgctgcgcggcggcgacgtcggcggggATCGTCCACCCCCCGGAGGAGACGTTGAGCGGGTTCTGGTCGAGGGAGATGACGAGGAGGGAGGTGAGGCCGCTGAAGAAGTCGGCGGGGATGGAGCGGAAGGAGTTGTTGTTGAGGAAGGCGTGGCGGAGGGAGGCCATGCCGCGGAAGGACGGGAGGTCGCCGGAGAGGTTGTTGTTCTGGAGGCTGAGGTCCTGGAGCGCGTCGAGCGCGGCGAAGGTGGAGGGGAGCGTCCCGGCGAGGCCGGCGTTCTTGAGGTCGATGTTGTtgacgcggccggcgcggtcgcaggagatgtgcggccatgcggcGCACGGGTCGGCGGCGTTGGGGTCGCCCCAGccga
This window of the Oryza sativa Japonica Group chromosome 4, ASM3414082v1 genome carries:
- the LOC4337467 gene encoding receptor protein kinase TMK1; this translates as MAALFLLLLLHVSDAAINPGDLSVLHDLRRSLTNADAVLGWGDPNAADPCAAWPHISCDRAGRVNNIDLKNAGLAGTLPSTFAALDALQDLSLQNNNLSGDLPSFRGMASLRHAFLNNNSFRSIPADFFSGLTSLLVISLDQNPLNVSSGGWTIPADVAAAQQLQSLSLNGCNLTGAIPDFLGAMNSLQELKLAYNALSGPIPSTFNASGLQTLWLNNQHGVPKLSGTLDLIATMPNLEQAWLHGNDFSGPIPDSIADCKRLSDLCLNSNQLVGLVPPALESMAGLKSVQLDNNNLLGPVPAIKAPKYTYSQNGFCADKPGVACSPQVMALLHFLAEVDYPKRLVASWSGNNSCVDWLGISCVAGNVTMLNLPEYGLNGTISDSLGNLSELSDINLIGNNLTGHVPDSLTSLRLLQKLDLSGNDLTGPLPTFSPSVKVNVTGNLNFNGTAPGSAPSKDTPGSSSSRAPTLPGQGVLPENKKKRSAVVLATTIPVAVSVVALASVCAVLIFRKKRGSVPPNAASVVVHPRENSDPDNLVKIVMVNNDGNSSSTQGNTLSGSSSRASDVHMIDTGNFVIAVQVLRGATKNFTQDNVLGRGGFGVVYKGELHDGTMIAVKRMEAAVISNKALDEFQAEITILTKVRHRNLVSILGYSIEGNERLLVYEYMSNGALSKHLFQWKQFELEPLSWKKRLNIALDVARGMEYLHNLAHQCYIHRDLKSANILLGDDFRAKVSDFGLVKHAPDGNFSVATRLAGTFGYLAPEYAVTGKITTKADVFSFGVVLMELITGMTAIDESRLEEETRYLASWFCQIRKDEDRLRAAIDPTLDQSDETFESISVIAELAGHCTSREPTQRPDMGHAVNVLVPMVEKWKPVNDETEDYMGIDLHQPLLQMVKGWQDAEASMTDGSILSLEDSKGSIPARPAGFAESFTSADGR